TTGCCGGAGACGTCGCCGATGGCCACGCCCAGCAGGCCGTCGCCCTGATCCAGGAAATCGAAGTAGTCGCCGCCCACCTGCAGGCTGGGAATGCTGGCGCCCGTGATCTCGTAACCGGGCACCGAAGGCATCTCGTGGGGCAGCAAGCGCTCCTGGATGGCGCGGGCCGTCTCCAGTTCCTTCTCGAGCCGTTCGCGCGCCACGGCCTCCTCGCGTCCCCGCTTGACGGCCACGGCCATCTCGTTGAAGGAATCGGCGAGGTCGCCGAACTCGTCCTCGTTGGGCACGTGGATGCGCGCCTCCAGGTCGCCAAGAGCCAGCCGCTGCGTCCCCTCTCGCAACCCGGTCACCGCCGAGGTGATGCCGTTGGTGATGCGCAACCCGAGGAAACCCGCCACGGCCTGGATCAGCAGGAGCAGGCCGGCGATGAGGGCCAGGCTGATCAACACCGCCTTGTTGAACGTGTTCTCGCCCGTCACGAACTCGTCCGCCAGATCCGCCAGGCTCACCTGCACGTGCAGCAGGAAGTCGCCGTACGCGAAGTGTCCACCGGCCAGGACGATCAACGGCACCTGGGCGCCGCCGAAATAGAGCGGCCGGCTCCAGATCGACGCGGCGGTGGAATCCCGGTAGCTGCCCTGCAGGGATATGCGCCCGTCCAGCGAATCGGCCTCGGCGTCGGCGGTGGCGATCGCGAGTTCGCCGCGTGTGGCCAGCACCCCGACGTCGGCGCGCAGCAATCCCGACAGGCGATCGAGCACGCCCGCGTCCAGCGGTACGCCTGTGATGTGAGCATCCCCGGTGCCGAGGCCGCGGATGTCCAGCAGCCACAGCTCGTCGGCGATGCGGAAGACGGCAGCCGTGTCAGCCGGCGCCCAGGCCCCCGATTTCACCACCTGCTCCTCGCCGGCGATCGTGAGCTTCATGCCGGTGGCGGCGGGAACCTGCTCGTCGGACGCGGGCACCGGGCGGTCCAGGGCGGCCCTGAATCCGACGAGCCAGTCCGGCAGGCGATCGTTCGAGCGGCCGGCGGCCCAGTCGAAGCCGGCGGCGTCCGTGACGGCCGCGCAGCCCCGGATCGCGGCCGGGTTGGCGGCCCAGTCCTGCAGGACATCGCGTCCGCGCGCCGTGGTGACACCGCCCATGGCGCCGTAGAGCGCGACCAGGCCGAAGGTGCTCAGCAAGAGCAACGGGATCGCGGCGATCAGGACCGCCATGACCGCCAGCTTGGGCTTCAGGCGCAGGAAATGGAGCCTGATCCCGAAGAGCAGACGCAGCAGGGAAAAGACCCAGAACAGTCGCAGCGACCCCTGGCAGGTCCGGCCGAAGTTGTTGATGAAGCCCATGAACCAGCCCATGCCGTCGGTGTCGGGCCAATGCCAGTCCCACGACACCAGGACCAGCGCCGCAACGCCGAGGAAGAAGGCCGCCGCACGCTGGGCCGAGGAAAGCAGGCGCCAGGGACGTTGACGCCGCAGCAGGAGGAAGCAGAAGTTGAGGGATACGGCGATCTGGCGGCCCCCGCTCTCGGCGCCGAAGAGAAGCAGCACCGGCACGGTCAGGACCAGGTAGGCGATCCAGAGCCTGCGCACCGCGGTGTCAAGGAGCAGGAAGAGCACCGACGCCGTCCAGCTGGCACCGAGCATCAGGGCCGGCAGCCACGGCATGAATGCGCGCAGGGGCCACACGACCACGGCGCTCGCGGCCGCGGCCAGTATCAGCCGCCAGGCGATCGAGTGGTGCGGGACTTCGCGATCCGGGCGCTTCTCGAACATGTCGCCTCCACCTCTCCTCGGCTGGCGGTCAACCGTAGTCCCGACGAGCGCCGAAGACAAGGTTCATCAGGGGTGGACAGAAGGGCCTCGAAGGAGCAAATTTACGGTTGCGACGAGCGATGCGTACCTCATGACGACGGAGTTTTGAGATGAAGACC
This genomic stretch from bacterium harbors:
- a CDS encoding SpoIIE family protein phosphatase; this encodes MFEKRPDREVPHHSIAWRLILAAAASAVVVWPLRAFMPWLPALMLGASWTASVLFLLLDTAVRRLWIAYLVLTVPVLLLFGAESGGRQIAVSLNFCFLLLRRQRPWRLLSSAQRAAAFFLGVAALVLVSWDWHWPDTDGMGWFMGFINNFGRTCQGSLRLFWVFSLLRLLFGIRLHFLRLKPKLAVMAVLIAAIPLLLLSTFGLVALYGAMGGVTTARGRDVLQDWAANPAAIRGCAAVTDAAGFDWAAGRSNDRLPDWLVGFRAALDRPVPASDEQVPAATGMKLTIAGEEQVVKSGAWAPADTAAVFRIADELWLLDIRGLGTGDAHITGVPLDAGVLDRLSGLLRADVGVLATRGELAIATADAEADSLDGRISLQGSYRDSTAASIWSRPLYFGGAQVPLIVLAGGHFAYGDFLLHVQVSLADLADEFVTGENTFNKAVLISLALIAGLLLLIQAVAGFLGLRITNGITSAVTGLREGTQRLALGDLEARIHVPNEDEFGDLADSFNEMAVAVKRGREEAVARERLEKELETARAIQERLLPHEMPSVPGYEITGASIPSLQVGGDYFDFLDQGDGLLGVAIGDVSGKGIPAALLMSNLQASLHGQVLHPGRISGVVRRVNDLLVQSTDPHMFATFFYGVLDRRTGSFTYTNAGHNPSLLRRSNGELERLEAGGLPLGMLPDVDFAQDVATLEPGDALLLFTDGITEAVGPLPDGRIPLDEDAVETMFGDDRLAALFAENRDRGAVAIREAVLRAVSDHTAGMPQSDDITLVVVTRS